ctccattttgtctggaaactccaaaatttcaaatgtttttataagttatttcatattttatatatactctgataattatacttatgtatacctgtacttaaataaacttacatactgtgctggcatgcaggtacacattaaaatcagtaagagtgtcttatgtctccagacgtcatattagtaatgatgataatcgagtctcatttaaatgtcgtatattacgttaaatatacattttcattaatccatctatgatattttttcaaaattatataataaacatgatacataacataaaaagatgataaatacaccccacaatagaataaataaacataaatatgagatgtggtagcagacgacttgcacaagtgacgccatattagaaatgctaataataataataataataataataatcaccgagtctcattaaatgttgtatattacgttaatatacacattttcattattccatccatgaattttttttttcaaaattatataataaacacgatacataacgtaaaaagatgataaatacaccctacaatagactaaataaacacaaatatgagatgtggtagccagataacttgtacaagtgatgccaagaataacattttctctaatctaacataagagaaaatgtgttactgggggtaactgtagaaaattattcctttcgtatgtatgtaagtaagtttattcaggtatacacaaatacagttacatagattatcatacataacatatgtgtagagaaccttggataacccaaaaaagtcagagtgacttatttccattgccttcactcagagcatcatttcttctcaaaatgatgttacatgagaatgggaaaataccccttgtgacccatgccttactgttagccttccacatcacacacaaattactcttggcaacactgtatttcttgaaaacactggcattttcagagtgatacaccagtaaaggcttcactttaaaatccccactagcattactacaaaacatgagagtaagcctatccttcataggcttgtgtcctgggagtgccgtttcctcctgcgtgacgtaggtcctctttggcattttcttccgaacgaggcctgtttcgtcacaattaaacacttgttggggtttgaattctccagtgtctacgcactccttaaactcttgtacaaacttctcagctgcaattttgtcagaactggcagcctcaccataccttaccacactgtgaatgccactacgcttcttaaatctctcaaaaccaacctttgctggccttaaaatcataagcatcaccacttgttgcaggcattttctttacgagatcgtcatgcaactgccttgccttttcacatactaTCGACTgcgtaacactatctcctgctaactgtttttcggtaatccacaccaacaataacctctccacttctttgaggatttgtgatctcctttttgtcagcatatccaccccttttgcaacaacagtacactttatttcctttcctttcgccacgatcgaagtgatggttgaatggggtttgccatacatcctggcaagctctgtaacatGCACTCCACTCATAATTTTctatgatttccttcttgaattcgatcgtgttcctcactttctttaccaaagggcttgcactagctttccttgggcccatggtgacttatttagcagttgcaatcacaaaaaacaatggattattaagtatgaacccacggggtgatggtcacgtgttggtgaatggcgtgggagacaggctttgtgtgcgcggtgacgggTGGACGGGTTATTTACGGTGGCTGAACCACaagtctaatcacgaaactcgaggccaaattttgccaaaagAAAAACTTGCAGAAaatcgaatttcacgaaagtcgatgctgccgaaactcgagggtccactgtaatgacattttattcattctagagtatatatcaggtttctttgctatttatattgtttatgatgtcatattagatgaagtgagatagataaataagccatagagttcatattagtgaaattattgaagcacagaattccactggaatggattaattgcatttcagttaatttaaatgaggaaaattgactctggaaactagcaaatccagttgcaagcaaggtcatggaatggattaaactcccaagtagaggttccactgtattaaacaaccatggcaacattacacatccctgtctaagacctacttttaatgggaagtaatctccctctctcttacacaccctaaagtaagcctcactatcctcataaaaactctttacagcatttagtaacttactacctattccatatactatttgcaacatctgccatattgctcccctatccactatcatatgccttttctaaacccataaatgcaatgaaaacttccctacctttatctaaatactgttcacatataagcttcaatgtaaacacttgatctacacatcccctacccactctaaaaccttcttgctcatccgcaatcctacattctgtcttacctctaattctttcaataataaccctaccgtacacttttcctggtatactcagtaaacttattcctctagaatttttacactcttttgtcccctttccctttatataaaggaattatacatgctctctgctaattcctaggtaccttcccctctttcatacattaaacaaaaataccaaacactatatccccctcctgcttttaacatttctgtcatgatcccatcagttccagctgctttacccccattcattctacgtaatgcctcacgcacctcccctacactcacatcctgctcttcttcgctcctcgaagatggtatacctccctggccagtgcatgaaattaccacctccctttcttcatggACATTTgaaagttcttcaaaatattcctgccatcaacccaatacctccatccccccatctactaactcccctactctgtttttaactaacaaatccattcgttccttaggctttcttaacttgcttatctcactccaaaatttttccttattttcatcaaaatttcttgacagtgcctctctcactatcatctgctctccttttacactctcaccactctcctcacctttcttttactctccatatactctgctcttcttaaaacacttctgttttgtaaaaacccctcataagctacctttttctctcttatcacaccctttatttcatcattccaccaatcactcctctttcctcctgcacccaccctcttatTATAGCCATAAacatctgccccacattctaatactgcattttttaaactattccaaccctcttcaacccccccccccactactcatacatgtactagcccacctttctgccaatagttgcttatatgtCACCCGAACTTCTTTCTCCCTTAGTCTACACATTTTCAcctctcttacttcttgttgccattttccttttgtcccatctacctcttactctaactgtagctacaactaaataatgatccaatatatcattgcccctctataaacatgtacatcctgaagcctacccatcaaccttttatgcaccaatatataatctaacaaactactttcattacgtactatatcataccttgtatatttatcctctttttcataaaatatgtattacttattatcaaacctctttctacacatagctcaattaaaggctcctcattttcatttatctctggcaccccaaatttacctactactctctccacaacatttttacccactttagcactgaaatccccaaccacaagtactctcacacttggttcaaatcTCCCCATGCACtcattcaacatttcccaaaacctctctctctctcctctacacttctctcttctccagctgCATATACGGTTACTATAACTCGTTTATCAGACAGaaaaaagagacaccagcaatcctaccatcatgtaaaacaaatacaggcttcctttttacactcacttggtaggacaatagtacctccctaaatggttgctgtctaccaacctactacctataaaagaATTCTGTTGGTCTCTCCCACAGTTTAGCGTACTATTACGGGAtggacactggcttgcaagccttAATATCACGGGACCGACAGTGAAAGAGTTAAATCAAGATATAATTTTCATTTTAATTTAATTTAGGCATTTTAGAACTTCTTGTCTGCTATCAGCCTTCCATTTCCCCTCATATTCCATTTTCAGTCACAATATCTGCCATCAGAACTTCCCCACACACTCCATTTTCAATCTCTTAATGTATGTttctcttatttatcaacttttaCAGTTACACAATATTGGTACAATAACTAAGTGCAGCACCTGACACAGTCTTCTTTATAAAATAATTCAATGCAAATGTGGaatacatataaaaaaaaaaaatgatgagcAGAAGGCCCTGCTCATCATATTTTCCTAGTCTTCACACATTAAAACTACAACCCACAAAAACAACAAAAGAGCTTAAAAAATACATAAAATTCATCATAAGTTCATGACACCACTATTAAATATGTCATCAAACCTCAAGAAAGAAATATTGAGACTCAAGCTGTACTGTCTGTTTCAACTCAAAACTCTGACTAAAAAAATCATGCCATACAAGAAATGCACAGAATTAACAATTAAACTCTTACCACTGAATTGTTGGTTGTGTTCCCCAGTTGCTTCTTCAGTGACTCTCTGTAGGGATTCCATTTTCTCCATGGTAACATCATTGTGCATATTCTTGGAATCCAGAGTACAAACTGGCAAATAACTCCTAGCATCCACTGTCTGCAAATCCACAATCATATCACAAGCCACTGAGGAATTAGTAATGTCCACAGCCTTTGACTTTTCACGAATATATTCATTCTCGGAGTTTTCCTGACCCTTGGGCACTTTTAAATCAATGAACagacattttatctgttcatcgCTGCAGGAATTCTTTATACATTCCAGTCCATTAATTACCTGCAAGTCACTTGGCACATTCTCATCTTGGCCAAGTCCAAGAACATTTCCAATATCTGCTTTAGTAGGCAAGTCCTTAACTTGCTTATGATCATAAACACTTAAAGTCTGCAATCTCTCTGTGCTACTCTCAACTTGTGAATTTGTATCTGCATTATTTTCAAGCTCTTTAAAAACACTGTGGTTGACTGTTTTTGCTGCCACATCAGTAACTTCTAATTTTTGAAGTGCACCATTAAGTATTTCTTCAAATACATTTTTAATAAATGAATGCTGAACATTTATTTTTTCTGAGTTCTCCTGTACATCTTGAACTTCCAAGTTCTCAGATTTAATCCTTTCTTGAGAGTCTTCAGGCATATTAACTTTCGGTTTATCTTTACGCACATTCTTACTACAAATACTTTCAAAACATTTTTCCTCCAACATTTTTTCAGGCATGCTTCCCTTTACAAGATCTTCATGTGCATCCTCAATTTTCATCTTAGATTCATCCCATTCCTCTTTGCACAAGTTACTTGCTAATTTAACTTTTTGTGCATCCTTTTCCTCAAAGTTTCTGGATACATCCCCCTTCTGTAATGTTTCACACACATTATTTGCTGTCAAGTATTCAGTTACATCCCAAACTTGAAAATGTTTGGAAATATTACTTTTCTGTGATATTTTATATTCATAATTAGCAAATAGTTTTCCAGATGCAGTCTTGGGTTGCCAATAATTCAGCACATCTTTCACGTCTAAGCTTTTATACATGCCAGTATATGcttttgatgagtttccagaTGCTGAATTAATTTCATTGAAGTTATTATTAGAATTCATGGTCTTAGATTCTTCATGTAAAGTATTTTCTTGGAATTTATCTTCAATACACAAATCTGCAAGATTACCTTCAGCTTTTTCATCAGAGATGCATCTGAAGTTCCCACGTGTGTTTTCGAGTTTGCAGCTTCCTAAATCATTCTCAATTTGAGATTCTCTGTAAGTATTGCTAACATTTTTGCTTTCAAAAACACTTTTTACATACAAATTTTTTGATGTAGATGAGCCAGTAATCACATTCTCAGGTAGTCCATCTTCTATACCAAGCTGTGGTGGTTCTTGTAcattctttgtctctctctctccaggaatACAAGTTTCTTTAAAATCCTGAGGAACAGTTTTTACCACTGGATATCTCTCATCATATAAATAATCTCTACTTCTATGTGCATCTCTCTGCAACTGGTTAGTGTCATACTTAACGAAAGACTCTCCGGACACATTATTTTCAAATGAAGTTGTCTTTGAAGTACTCAACTGTTCATTTGCAGACTCCTGGTGAGCTTTTGCATTTTTACTGGAAGCAACAAGGGTGTCTGAGTTCTCTTCTGCAGATGACATTCTTTCAGTCAATAGTGGTAAGCAATGTTTCCATTTTATACCAACACTTGACAGCTGAATATCTTCAACAATAATCTTTTCTTCAAGTATCTCATATTTATACTTTTTTTTCCCTACTTCTGATAAATTTATATCCTGGCTTACAAGCACTTCTGATACCGGCCCTAATGAACAGTCTTCCATTTTCTTTTCAGAATTATAACCTTTTGTTTCCCATTCATCATCAGTAACATCACTAAAATTAGATGCCAAATTAGCATTTTCATGTAAAGCACAAACAGTGAGTGTTTCTGCCTCATCTGATTTCAATTCTTGAGCAGCACAGTCTTTTTCAAACTTGGGGTGATAATTTATGGAAATACTGTCGTAACTTTTTGTAACATTTACCTCACTTTTTGCTTGCAGTTCTAGATTATTTTTTGAAACTTTTTTAAGAATATCTGAATTAAGAGAACCATCACATACTGGTTTATGGTAAGTGTTAACCACAGAAATTTCTTTGAGGCATTCTGACTGACTATCTTGTAATTGCTTTGAGTCAgagatt
The nucleotide sequence above comes from Cherax quadricarinatus isolate ZL_2023a chromosome 40, ASM3850222v1, whole genome shotgun sequence. Encoded proteins:
- the LOC128687317 gene encoding golgin subfamily A member 4-like isoform X2; the protein is MPCIVQSSQDSWWYRALVKNIYEERVEVLCIDYGNSEAVHFSRVLEIPEELRTIRALGCKCVLELPSSIVMQTFDWVALLESNYGQVLDVEVVGSCGEKSVVQLFNKGQNIACISSRPLQEIQLFHNVVEESSDLKGSNLLKKSCVSRKADSKGTADEFANKSELKHCVEDIESRNSDMQILHISDQCPKQVVDCLTKGTNWNSVEPSVAITSQFKDEMGGLLLKTVTRDVCEILQSKAVGHSYEDLSMQDNLEEESEHFSNASTKDFLKVPQASVDVISPKSCEESIISDEKSVEDSEKMVKEECVHTEEESDNDADIGKCSEKSVAQTMIQELNTDRSTCKLGVQNSDSKCHKEAQGKRGLMYINEREKPEEPEFEIEIKAAVAKPISSSPLWVKMENNKEKTCDQGEVSTLSSLEIETQESAVCRNQEVSMLQESFKNLKISDSKQLQDSQSECLKEISVVNTYHKPVCDGSLNSDILKKVSKNNLELQAKSEVNVTKSYDSISINYHPKFEKDCAAQELKSDEAETLTVCALHENANLASNFSDVTDDEWETKGYNSEKKMEDCSLGPVSEVLVSQDINLSEVGKKKYKYEILEEKIIVEDIQLSSVGIKWKHCLPLLTERMSSAEENSDTLVASSKNAKAHQESANEQLSTSKTTSFENNVSGESFVKYDTNQLQRDAHRSRDYLYDERYPVVKTVPQDFKETCIPGERETKNVQEPPQLGIEDGLPENVITGSSTSKNLYVKSVFESKNVSNTYRESQIENDLGSCKLENTRGNFRCISDEKAEGNLADLCIEDKFQENTLHEESKTMNSNNNFNEINSASGNSSKAYTGMYKSLDVKDVLNYWQPKTASGKLFANYEYKISQKSNISKHFQVWDVTEYLTANNVCETLQKGDVSRNFEEKDAQKVKLASNLCKEEWDESKMKIEDAHEDLVKGSMPEKMLEEKCFESICSKNVRKDKPKVNMPEDSQERIKSENLEVQDVQENSEKINVQHSFIKNVFEEILNGALQKLEVTDVAAKTVNHSVFKELENNADTNSQVESSTERLQTLSVYDHKQVKDLPTKADIGNVLGLGQDENVPSDLQVINGLECIKNSCSDEQIKCLFIDLKVPKGQENSENEYIREKSKAVDITNSSVACDMIVDLQTVDARSYLPVCTLDSKNMHNDVTMEKMESLQRVTEEATGEHNQQFSGLKPRSPLTNGSAVYMSYFDDGNVWLQRECDKHTLSELSLKIVTSLDIMQAPASIQKGKICLAMSNEDHLWYRAKILEALDDYVLVHYIDYGNSEEISTEQIREIPASLLGEALSYRCILRAQAVTEASSLSPLLETYINKEP